From a region of the Armatimonas rosea genome:
- a CDS encoding M15 family metallopeptidase, protein MPTLPASFVIPTLTEQPEWWSLPCQECGEPLVTLVEGPRLHLQPVYAQLGFAGASTTITLRQGALERLERALATLPETLGFLVYDGFRPLIVQQALWDWQWAEVTRDYPHFTQAEIYEKVRHFVAEPNADPTKPTPHRTGGAVDLTLFELATGAELAMGTAFDEACDATVTDWFERYPQEPLTHNRRLLYHAMTQAGFANYPNEWWHFEYGTRRWAGHQSQQSYQGMNLAVYGSAE, encoded by the coding sequence GTGCCTACCCTACCTGCCTCGTTTGTCATCCCCACCCTCACCGAGCAGCCCGAGTGGTGGAGCCTACCCTGCCAGGAGTGCGGCGAGCCGCTGGTTACTCTTGTCGAAGGTCCGCGCCTGCACCTCCAGCCGGTCTACGCCCAGCTTGGCTTCGCGGGAGCCTCGACCACGATCACCCTCCGTCAAGGTGCGCTGGAGCGCCTAGAGCGAGCCCTCGCGACGCTCCCGGAGACGCTCGGGTTTCTGGTCTACGACGGCTTCCGGCCCCTTATTGTGCAGCAGGCGCTCTGGGACTGGCAGTGGGCCGAGGTCACCCGCGACTACCCGCACTTCACGCAGGCAGAGATCTACGAGAAAGTGCGCCACTTTGTCGCCGAGCCCAACGCCGACCCGACCAAGCCGACGCCCCACCGCACCGGCGGCGCGGTCGATCTGACGCTCTTTGAGCTCGCCACGGGCGCGGAGCTGGCGATGGGCACCGCGTTTGACGAAGCCTGCGATGCGACTGTCACGGACTGGTTCGAGCGCTACCCCCAGGAGCCCCTCACCCACAACCGGCGCCTGCTCTACCACGCCATGACCCAGGCCGGGTTTGCCAACTACCCCAACGAGTGGTGGCACTTTGAGTACGGCACCCGGCGCTGGGCGGGCCACCAGAGCCAACAGAGTTACCAGGGCATGAATCTTGCAGTCTATGGATCTGCGGAGTAG
- a CDS encoding diguanylate cyclase domain-containing protein, which translates to MQILIVDDDTSARKVLASQLTQLGHGVRTAASGDEATCSYQRLGADVIVTDWKMPGTDGLTLCRRLRETRSDASPYPYIILLTAHDGPDHFLRGMEAGADDYLVKPLDIRHLQARLIAAERVTTLHRRLFEASRTDALTGLSNRLRLNERLAILREQVETMGQGVTLALCDIDYFKRYNDRYGHLEGDLALWRVAEILRNGVEGVGQAFRFGGEEFCLVIESLPPPATDTLETIRLTLESAALPNEGSELGILTLSIGASTLRPGDGKTGDQLLSEADTALYQAKSFGRNRLAPKAFERLAQRH; encoded by the coding sequence ATGCAGATTCTGATTGTTGACGATGACACCTCGGCGCGGAAAGTTCTGGCGAGCCAGCTCACCCAGCTGGGCCATGGAGTCCGCACGGCTGCCAGTGGCGATGAGGCGACCTGTAGCTACCAGCGCCTCGGAGCCGATGTGATTGTCACCGACTGGAAGATGCCCGGCACCGATGGGCTGACCCTCTGCCGCCGCCTGCGCGAGACCCGCAGCGATGCGTCGCCCTATCCCTACATCATTCTGCTCACCGCCCACGACGGCCCGGATCACTTTCTGCGCGGCATGGAGGCCGGCGCCGACGACTACCTAGTCAAGCCGCTGGATATTCGCCACCTCCAGGCGCGGCTGATCGCCGCCGAGCGGGTGACCACGCTCCACCGCAGGCTCTTTGAAGCATCGCGCACCGATGCGCTCACCGGGCTCTCCAACCGCTTGCGGCTCAATGAGCGGCTCGCCATCCTGCGGGAGCAGGTCGAGACCATGGGTCAGGGAGTCACGCTGGCCCTGTGCGATATCGACTACTTCAAGCGCTACAACGACCGCTACGGGCACCTGGAGGGCGACCTCGCCCTCTGGCGGGTCGCGGAGATATTGCGCAACGGGGTCGAGGGAGTCGGGCAGGCGTTTCGCTTTGGCGGCGAGGAGTTCTGCCTGGTGATCGAGAGCCTCCCGCCCCCCGCCACGGACACTCTGGAGACCATCCGCCTGACCCTCGAGAGCGCCGCCCTCCCCAACGAAGGCAGCGAGCTAGGAATTCTCACCCTCTCGATCGGCGCCTCGACGCTTCGTCCCGGCGATGGCAAGACCGGCGACCAGCTCCTCTCGGAGGCCGATACCGCCCTCTACCAAGCCAAGTCGTTTGGCCGCAACCGCCTCGCCCCCAAGGCCTTCGAGCGCCTCGCCCAGCGTCACTAG
- a CDS encoding penicillin acylase family protein: protein MAVTILRDAFGVPHLYADTAAALFFGFGYVQAQDRQEALFRNLKQARGELAELEGATALEGDIAVRAFCLHERAQGAWRSLPGAVRAEIGAFAAGINRYQRDFPEQRPLGAFMVTPQDILTFALFVNLAFSLEGLAAGSNAFVVAPERLASKHGSLVSMDPHLPLQGFYRWYEARLVGGEFDLHGVTFVGLPYPGMGSNGHLAWANTVNQPDLSDAYLLRLKGNTGYEYDGQTRALEFREFVFKLKDGGELTRKIAYSHHGPMLTEGVALRRVGGSDAGLVTQIRAQGLATTTQEYREALAQRGTVMFNHLFGDSRGQVGYVWGGRIPRRPEGFDFSGPVPGWTSATEWGEPVAFSEHPQCSFPPLGFLQSCNDGPTRTGAGAHLTPPGPFPAWLAPDSQTLRGQRLHALLEASGPLDLEGAKTIAMDCRDLNAEADLPRFLAEAKTGPAHELLVRWDKTLTQDSRGAALFQLARREGSVVRALARLSRHGLPLDTAWGELHRHQRGKIDLPMDGGGESLCPNDGELGPDCRTVVTFGSSFRMLAQLAPDTPPELWAAQPYGNSDNPDSPHYTDQMPLACRRRYRRVPWTRSALDAEATSRHRLES from the coding sequence ATGGCAGTGACGATCCTGCGCGATGCTTTTGGGGTTCCCCATCTCTACGCCGACACAGCCGCGGCGCTCTTTTTTGGCTTTGGCTATGTCCAGGCACAAGACCGGCAGGAGGCGCTCTTTCGCAACCTCAAGCAGGCCCGTGGGGAGCTCGCGGAGCTAGAGGGGGCGACGGCGCTGGAGGGCGATATCGCGGTGCGTGCCTTCTGCCTGCACGAGCGGGCACAGGGGGCCTGGCGCTCGCTGCCCGGTGCGGTGCGGGCGGAGATCGGGGCGTTTGCGGCGGGGATCAACCGCTACCAGCGCGACTTCCCGGAGCAGCGTCCCCTTGGCGCGTTCATGGTCACCCCACAGGATATCCTCACCTTCGCTCTCTTTGTCAACCTTGCCTTCTCGCTGGAAGGGCTCGCGGCGGGCTCCAATGCCTTTGTGGTCGCACCCGAGCGCCTGGCAAGCAAGCACGGGAGCCTTGTCTCGATGGACCCACACCTGCCCCTCCAGGGGTTCTACCGCTGGTACGAAGCGCGGCTGGTGGGGGGAGAGTTCGACCTGCATGGGGTGACGTTTGTGGGGCTCCCCTACCCTGGCATGGGAAGCAACGGCCACCTCGCCTGGGCAAATACAGTCAACCAGCCGGATCTGTCGGATGCGTACCTACTACGCCTGAAGGGCAATACAGGCTACGAGTACGACGGCCAGACCCGTGCGCTGGAGTTTCGGGAGTTTGTCTTTAAGCTCAAGGACGGCGGAGAGCTGACACGCAAGATCGCCTACTCACACCATGGGCCGATGCTGACTGAGGGGGTTGCCCTTCGCCGAGTCGGGGGGAGCGATGCGGGGCTGGTGACGCAGATTCGAGCGCAGGGGCTGGCAACAACGACGCAGGAGTACCGAGAGGCGCTCGCGCAGCGTGGGACCGTGATGTTCAACCATCTCTTCGGGGATAGCCGTGGACAGGTGGGCTATGTCTGGGGCGGACGAATCCCGCGCCGCCCGGAGGGGTTTGATTTTAGCGGCCCGGTTCCCGGCTGGACGAGTGCAACTGAGTGGGGCGAGCCGGTGGCGTTTTCGGAGCACCCCCAGTGCAGTTTCCCGCCGCTCGGGTTTCTGCAGAGCTGCAACGATGGCCCCACCCGCACAGGGGCGGGGGCCCATCTCACACCGCCCGGCCCGTTCCCCGCTTGGCTCGCCCCCGACTCCCAGACCCTGCGGGGCCAGCGGCTCCATGCGCTCCTAGAGGCCAGCGGACCACTCGATCTGGAGGGGGCCAAGACCATCGCGATGGACTGCCGCGACCTGAATGCGGAGGCCGACCTACCGCGCTTTTTGGCCGAGGCAAAGACCGGCCCCGCCCATGAGCTGCTCGTACGCTGGGACAAGACCCTCACCCAAGACTCCCGTGGAGCGGCTCTCTTTCAGCTTGCACGTCGGGAGGGGAGTGTCGTGCGGGCGCTGGCCCGGCTCTCGCGCCATGGCCTGCCCCTCGATACTGCCTGGGGGGAGCTCCACCGGCACCAGCGGGGCAAGATCGACCTGCCTATGGACGGCGGCGGGGAGTCGCTCTGTCCCAACGACGGAGAGCTTGGCCCCGATTGCCGCACGGTCGTGACGTTTGGGTCGTCGTTTCGCATGCTGGCTCAGCTAGCTCCCGACACGCCACCGGAGCTCTGGGCCGCCCAGCCCTACGGCAACTCGGACAACCCGGACTCGCCCCACTACACCGACCAGATGCCCCTCGCCTGTCGTCGTCGCTACCGGAGGGTTCCTTGGACTCGTAGCGCCCTAGATGCCGAGGCGACCAGCCGGCACCGCCTGGAGAGCTAG
- a CDS encoding L,D-transpeptidase family protein, giving the protein MQRTLAEAMETYGPVMRRRFVPACKRAGIAFPPKRLLLLAFKDEKSLEVWGANGGGRYKLLTRYSVQAASGSPGVKRRQGDRQVPEGFYKLTALNPSSRFHLSFRVDYPNKDDLAHATVPREQLGGDIYVHGNCVSIGCLALGDASIEELFPLVATVGLKNSRIWIAPCDLRSRPAPPADDPWVARLYQRLTLALKPFRR; this is encoded by the coding sequence ATGCAGCGCACTCTTGCAGAGGCCATGGAGACCTACGGTCCGGTGATGCGACGGCGCTTTGTGCCCGCGTGCAAGCGGGCGGGGATCGCTTTCCCTCCCAAGCGCCTGCTCCTGCTGGCCTTCAAAGACGAAAAATCCCTGGAGGTCTGGGGAGCCAATGGGGGCGGTCGCTACAAGCTTCTCACGCGCTACTCTGTCCAAGCCGCCAGCGGGAGCCCCGGAGTGAAGCGCCGTCAAGGCGATCGCCAGGTCCCCGAGGGGTTCTACAAGCTCACCGCTCTCAACCCTAGCTCCCGCTTCCATCTCTCGTTTCGGGTGGACTATCCCAACAAAGACGACCTCGCGCACGCGACCGTGCCGCGGGAGCAGCTGGGCGGGGATATCTATGTCCATGGGAACTGTGTCTCAATCGGCTGCCTCGCGCTGGGAGATGCGAGTATCGAGGAGCTATTCCCGCTGGTGGCGACTGTCGGGCTGAAAAATAGCCGTATCTGGATCGCCCCCTGCGACCTGCGGAGCCGACCCGCGCCTCCCGCCGACGATCCCTGGGTGGCGCGGCTCTACCAGCGCTTGACCCTCGCCCTCAAGCCCTTTCGGCGCTAG
- a CDS encoding putative bifunctional diguanylate cyclase/phosphodiesterase, producing MSSAVPPSLGSSLDYALRRGRYLLWYADFIPGLWKTTVLNEEAAHTWLSIPRQEGHSYAEDLFWARSAEAQREGCRIIDEALAANLSSVTREFELIQTDGSVLWVQESIELEQQTPGYGRAVGVWVDITERKSTERQLIHEAHHDPLTQLPNRAYLSKILEKDPRSAQRLLLFLDLDNFKAINDNLGHPMGDQVLVEVAKRLRQSVGARGDVIRLGGDEFTVLLRPDATHDEAWALAERVQEQIRLPLSLPLELTERIYLSASIGISLGSDQGATGLLRNADIAMYAAKTRGRGRACVFDAQMEQETRLRFELENALRVAIEREQLTLAYQPLFLLESRAVVGLEALARWQHPTHGNIPPDQFIPIAEETGLIVPLGFQLLRQACHCAVRWRQLAPHLSMGVNISVAQLQAPHFTREVLATLEQTGLPPDKLVLEVTESIFALGRESVLPQLQELYDAGVALVLDDFGIGYSSLSALSELPIHALKIDRSFLWSATDALPVRAQRNQALLRAMVSAGQALDLLIVAEGIETAAQRELARSMRCALGQGYHFQRPLAEHDVAAFLSTTTHASATEALRTALRWAA from the coding sequence ATGAGTAGTGCCGTCCCTCCCTCCCTAGGCTCTTCCCTAGACTATGCACTCCGTCGGGGGCGCTATCTGCTCTGGTACGCCGACTTCATCCCCGGGCTCTGGAAGACAACCGTCTTGAATGAAGAGGCGGCCCATACCTGGCTGAGCATTCCCCGGCAGGAAGGCCACAGCTATGCGGAGGACCTTTTCTGGGCACGCTCCGCCGAGGCGCAGCGTGAGGGGTGCCGGATAATCGACGAAGCCTTGGCGGCGAATCTCTCCTCGGTGACCCGCGAGTTCGAGCTCATCCAGACCGATGGCTCAGTGCTCTGGGTGCAGGAGTCGATCGAGCTGGAGCAGCAGACTCCGGGCTACGGCCGTGCGGTGGGGGTCTGGGTCGATATCACGGAGCGCAAGAGTACGGAGCGCCAGCTGATCCACGAGGCGCACCACGACCCCCTCACCCAGCTCCCCAATCGTGCCTATCTCTCCAAGATTCTGGAGAAAGACCCACGGAGCGCACAGCGCCTCTTGCTCTTTCTCGATCTCGATAACTTCAAGGCCATCAACGATAACCTTGGGCACCCCATGGGGGATCAAGTACTGGTGGAGGTGGCAAAGCGGCTCCGGCAGAGTGTGGGCGCACGCGGCGATGTCATCCGGCTGGGCGGCGATGAGTTCACGGTGCTTCTGCGCCCGGACGCAACCCACGACGAAGCCTGGGCACTGGCGGAGCGGGTTCAGGAGCAGATCAGGCTGCCTCTGTCTCTGCCGCTTGAGCTGACGGAGCGGATCTATCTCTCCGCAAGCATTGGTATCTCCTTGGGCAGCGACCAGGGAGCAACCGGGCTCCTGCGCAACGCCGATATCGCCATGTACGCCGCCAAGACCCGTGGCCGTGGCCGTGCTTGTGTCTTTGATGCGCAGATGGAGCAGGAGACTCGCCTTCGTTTTGAGCTGGAGAACGCCCTGCGGGTTGCTATCGAGCGGGAGCAGCTCACCCTGGCCTACCAGCCTCTCTTTCTGCTGGAGTCACGAGCTGTGGTGGGGCTGGAGGCACTGGCACGCTGGCAGCACCCTACCCATGGCAATATCCCTCCCGATCAGTTCATACCGATTGCGGAAGAGACAGGTCTGATTGTCCCGCTGGGGTTCCAGCTCCTGCGCCAGGCGTGCCACTGTGCGGTTCGGTGGCGGCAGCTTGCTCCGCACCTCAGCATGGGGGTGAATATCTCCGTGGCACAGCTTCAGGCTCCTCACTTTACCCGCGAGGTACTCGCCACTCTGGAGCAGACCGGCCTCCCCCCCGATAAGCTCGTGCTGGAGGTAACGGAGAGTATCTTTGCGCTGGGGCGTGAGTCCGTCCTGCCGCAGCTACAGGAGCTCTACGATGCAGGCGTGGCACTGGTGCTCGACGACTTTGGGATCGGGTACTCGTCGCTCTCGGCCCTGAGTGAGCTCCCTATCCATGCCCTGAAGATCGACCGCTCGTTTCTCTGGAGCGCCACCGATGCGCTCCCCGTGCGTGCCCAGCGCAACCAAGCACTCCTCCGGGCAATGGTCTCTGCGGGGCAGGCACTGGATCTCTTGATCGTGGCAGAAGGGATCGAGACCGCCGCCCAGCGCGAGCTTGCGCGCTCCATGCGTTGCGCGTTGGGCCAAGGCTATCACTTCCAGCGCCCCCTGGCCGAGCACGATGTCGCGGCCTTTTTAAGCACCACAACCCATGCGTCCGCCACCGAGGCGCTGAGAACCGCACTCCGCTGGGCTGCCTAG
- a CDS encoding heparinase II/III domain-containing protein produces the protein MMPLIAITSLQTPPLVTDAKLAALPAHPRLLATKAELEAAKRKPENKAFLDGLLARAETLSKKPVVLPERGGQWPHWYACKTHGARLKTESPTRHVCPVDGQVYTGWPYDDVPLLAEHNDWASALRDLGLAYQLSGERRYAQKAREILLAYAVKYPGYAYHDKDGKTGTGGGKVGPQTLDEAVWLIPMAQGADLVWETLSESERATLKTDLFFPAAEVIRKHKMGVHNIQCWKNSAVGLVALLYGDKALLAEAIDDPERGLQRQLREGITDDGPWYEGAWSYHFYTMSALAPLMEAGYHAGLPLYSGTLGERYKKLYLAAIRMALPGGQLPAFNDSNAATAMSNPLYETAFVRFQDPQLALPLTTSPRKTLPAFLAGAPPLPATASQTLPSEVFAAVGYAYLRAPGATLILKYGPHGGGHGHADKLNTVFFAGGKTLLDDPGTSVYGIPAHLGWYKTTLAHNTFVQAETNQAPATGRLLDFKTGTGWAAALADAGAAYEGTTLQRAAFLLGSDTAVFVDHAEQKAPGLLDLAIHPSFEPKSWLMQPGDVQSLPDKPGYRYLQAAKQTSSFSSYTDSSGFALSLVPLTTPTRYVIATGMGKSSEDRVPILLARTVEKSARWVWAIAPRGTTLTARTRGEEVLVEVNTPGKRSWQLRVTATTLDVK, from the coding sequence ATGATGCCTCTGATAGCCATTACGTCGCTCCAAACACCCCCACTGGTCACCGATGCCAAGCTCGCGGCACTTCCCGCACACCCGCGCTTGCTGGCGACCAAGGCCGAGCTGGAAGCGGCCAAGCGCAAGCCCGAGAACAAGGCGTTTTTAGACGGCCTACTCGCCCGCGCCGAGACCTTGAGTAAGAAGCCCGTCGTGCTACCCGAGCGCGGGGGGCAGTGGCCGCACTGGTACGCCTGCAAGACCCACGGCGCACGCCTCAAGACCGAGTCGCCCACGCGCCATGTCTGTCCGGTCGATGGGCAGGTCTACACGGGCTGGCCCTACGACGATGTCCCGCTCCTGGCGGAGCACAACGACTGGGCCAGCGCACTGCGCGACCTCGGGCTGGCCTACCAGCTCAGCGGCGAGCGACGCTACGCACAGAAGGCGCGGGAGATCCTGCTCGCCTACGCCGTCAAGTACCCCGGCTACGCCTACCACGACAAAGACGGTAAGACCGGCACGGGTGGCGGTAAAGTGGGGCCGCAGACCCTCGACGAAGCAGTCTGGCTGATCCCGATGGCGCAGGGGGCCGACCTAGTCTGGGAGACCCTCTCCGAGAGCGAGCGCGCCACCCTCAAGACCGACCTCTTCTTCCCCGCCGCCGAGGTCATTCGCAAGCACAAGATGGGGGTCCACAATATCCAGTGCTGGAAGAATAGCGCGGTCGGGCTGGTGGCGCTGCTCTACGGCGACAAGGCGCTCCTCGCCGAAGCCATCGACGATCCCGAGCGTGGGCTGCAGCGCCAGCTACGCGAGGGAATCACCGACGATGGCCCGTGGTACGAGGGGGCGTGGAGCTACCACTTCTACACGATGAGCGCCCTCGCGCCGCTGATGGAGGCGGGCTACCACGCCGGGCTCCCGCTCTACTCGGGGACGCTCGGGGAGCGCTACAAGAAGCTCTATCTCGCCGCGATCCGCATGGCCCTGCCCGGCGGTCAGCTCCCCGCCTTCAACGACTCCAACGCCGCCACCGCGATGAGCAACCCGCTCTACGAGACCGCGTTCGTACGCTTCCAAGACCCCCAGCTCGCCCTGCCCCTGACCACCAGCCCGCGCAAGACCCTCCCCGCGTTCTTGGCCGGCGCTCCCCCACTTCCCGCAACAGCCAGCCAGACACTCCCCTCCGAGGTCTTTGCGGCGGTGGGCTATGCCTACCTCCGTGCACCCGGCGCGACCCTGATCCTTAAGTACGGCCCCCACGGCGGCGGCCACGGCCACGCCGACAAGCTCAACACGGTCTTCTTTGCGGGCGGGAAGACGCTCCTCGATGACCCGGGGACCAGTGTCTATGGCATTCCTGCCCACCTCGGCTGGTACAAGACCACCCTGGCGCACAACACGTTTGTACAGGCCGAGACCAACCAAGCTCCCGCCACAGGAAGGCTCCTGGACTTCAAGACCGGCACGGGCTGGGCCGCCGCCCTCGCCGATGCCGGGGCCGCCTACGAGGGCACCACTCTCCAGCGCGCCGCGTTTCTGCTGGGCAGCGACACCGCAGTCTTCGTGGACCACGCCGAGCAAAAAGCCCCCGGCCTGCTCGACCTCGCGATCCACCCCAGCTTCGAGCCCAAGAGCTGGCTGATGCAACCGGGAGACGTGCAGAGCTTGCCGGACAAACCAGGCTACCGCTACCTGCAAGCCGCCAAGCAAACCAGCAGCTTTTCATCCTACACCGACTCGTCGGGGTTTGCCCTCTCGCTCGTCCCGCTGACTACCCCCACCCGCTACGTGATCGCGACCGGGATGGGCAAGAGCAGCGAGGACCGTGTCCCGATCCTCCTGGCACGCACCGTGGAAAAGAGCGCACGCTGGGTCTGGGCAATCGCGCCCCGTGGGACCACTCTCACGGCCCGCACCCGCGGCGAGGAGGTCCTTGTCGAGGTAAACACGCCGGGCAAGAGAAGCTGGCAGCTCCGCGTGACAGCCACGACGCTCGACGTAAAATAA
- a CDS encoding SPFH domain-containing protein, whose amino-acid sequence MPLGLIIPIVVVVAILLILVSVGQFLTTVDAGTIRMVTGWRGSTSIFRGPGKAFEIPILTTGTTIPSKAINIDLDISDQTADMGSDGIPRPIKVRVLASAIVSVGDSNEMIMTAANKFFAKNMEEQNGILSDLLTSTGRRAINLLNHDELFSAGGTGTAGPEEDDRLAIIIKGACSRELQDLGLVFNSLNIKEVQSEVAEARRRQSAVEAKANADIVAADQERRAKEAQLQAEQAVNDKQRDLERRKAENAAAISQAEAERQNSLAIQREAELRATLIAQANADLAKARVDAEGEAMRKRVAAEADAAKMKINAEAEANRVTITAGAEATRTKIAAEAEAERTLKIAQAEAEAEAVKIRAVGQAQAEAIRAVNEAIQQGGNAYLSLKQLEMTPQITAEIAKALAQAKMVNISGGGGGGSAAGDTASQLTGIVQSLLATRLIGDQLQSDQKQNTTPSE is encoded by the coding sequence ATGCCTCTAGGGCTCATTATTCCAATTGTCGTGGTGGTTGCCATACTGCTGATTCTTGTCAGTGTGGGCCAGTTTCTTACCACGGTCGATGCCGGTACGATCCGCATGGTGACCGGGTGGCGCGGGAGCACGAGTATCTTCCGTGGCCCCGGCAAGGCGTTTGAGATCCCCATCCTCACCACGGGGACGACCATTCCCTCCAAGGCGATCAATATCGACCTGGATATCTCCGACCAGACCGCGGACATGGGCAGTGATGGGATTCCCCGCCCGATCAAGGTGCGCGTGCTTGCCAGCGCCATTGTCTCGGTGGGCGACTCCAACGAGATGATCATGACCGCGGCCAATAAGTTCTTTGCCAAGAACATGGAGGAGCAAAACGGGATTCTCTCCGACCTGCTGACCTCCACAGGCCGACGTGCGATCAACCTGCTCAACCACGATGAGCTCTTCTCCGCGGGGGGGACGGGCACGGCGGGGCCGGAGGAGGACGACCGCCTGGCGATTATCATCAAGGGCGCGTGCTCCCGTGAGCTCCAGGACCTCGGGCTGGTGTTTAACTCGCTCAACATTAAAGAGGTCCAGTCCGAGGTGGCGGAGGCGCGCCGCCGCCAGTCCGCGGTCGAGGCCAAGGCCAACGCCGATATTGTCGCCGCGGATCAAGAGCGCCGCGCCAAAGAGGCACAGCTCCAGGCCGAGCAAGCGGTCAACGACAAGCAGCGTGATCTCGAGCGCCGCAAGGCCGAGAACGCCGCCGCGATCTCACAGGCCGAGGCCGAGCGCCAGAACTCGCTTGCCATCCAGCGTGAGGCCGAGCTCCGCGCCACCCTGATCGCCCAGGCCAACGCCGACCTTGCCAAGGCCCGTGTCGATGCCGAGGGCGAGGCCATGCGCAAGCGTGTCGCCGCGGAGGCCGATGCCGCCAAGATGAAGATCAACGCCGAGGCAGAGGCCAACCGCGTGACCATCACCGCGGGCGCTGAGGCAACTCGCACCAAGATCGCCGCTGAGGCAGAGGCAGAGCGCACCCTCAAGATCGCACAGGCCGAGGCAGAGGCCGAAGCGGTGAAGATTCGTGCGGTCGGGCAGGCGCAGGCCGAGGCGATCCGTGCGGTCAACGAAGCCATTCAGCAGGGCGGCAATGCCTACCTGAGCCTCAAGCAGCTGGAGATGACCCCGCAGATCACCGCCGAGATCGCCAAGGCGCTCGCACAGGCCAAGATGGTCAATATCAGCGGCGGCGGGGGCGGCGGCAGCGCGGCGGGCGACACAGCCAGCCAGCTCACCGGAATCGTCCAGAGCCTCCTCGCCACCCGTCTGATCGGCGATCAGCTCCAGTCCGACCAGAAGCAAAACACGACTCCCAGCGAGTAG
- a CDS encoding S8 family peptidase, translated as MNVLKAILTLSFLLLLARMGWADGTILGHVLVKTKPGVSISAIANTYRVKVDDQVPGTAVYSLTVPAGQTEASFATLLNTDSRLVFAEVDTFLLNPEIKGDPVHLAFDFAAADAGFLAQWTAPLGVYTDSSPLRQVNLGLAQARTRGAGVLVAVLDTGLDTSHPLLQGHCLLGMNVLNPAYLPGESYDGLTNAAMGHGTMVAGIIARIAPDAQILPIRVLNADGLGSALNVAKGIQYALRSGAKVANLSLTSSVRSKTIDDAMDAAEAAGMTCIVAAGNNGTSETQYPSSRKEVVVVGAVDSNNIKAPFSNYNRSVSVVAPGVEIRSTYLSGGYATWAGTSFAAPFVTGEAALVQSLHPEFLPANTKDAILSSARSVDKFNPAYKGNLGKGMIDIAATVSRL; from the coding sequence ATGAACGTACTTAAGGCAATTCTTACACTGAGTTTTCTCCTGCTCCTCGCGCGCATGGGGTGGGCGGATGGAACTATCCTAGGGCATGTCCTGGTGAAGACCAAGCCAGGGGTCTCGATTAGCGCGATCGCCAATACCTACCGGGTAAAAGTGGACGACCAGGTGCCGGGGACTGCGGTCTATAGCCTGACCGTGCCCGCAGGCCAGACCGAGGCGAGCTTTGCCACGCTCCTCAACACCGACTCGCGCTTGGTCTTTGCCGAGGTGGATACGTTCTTGCTCAACCCGGAGATCAAGGGCGACCCGGTCCATCTTGCCTTCGATTTTGCCGCCGCCGATGCGGGGTTTTTGGCCCAGTGGACCGCGCCGCTCGGGGTCTACACCGACTCCAGCCCGCTACGACAGGTCAACCTGGGGCTGGCGCAGGCGCGAACCCGGGGCGCGGGCGTGCTGGTTGCCGTGTTAGACACGGGCCTGGACACATCGCACCCGCTCCTCCAGGGCCACTGCCTACTGGGAATGAACGTCCTCAACCCGGCGTACCTCCCCGGTGAGTCCTACGACGGGCTAACCAACGCCGCGATGGGGCACGGGACCATGGTCGCCGGGATCATCGCCCGGATCGCCCCCGATGCCCAGATCCTCCCGATTCGTGTGCTCAACGCCGATGGGCTCGGGAGCGCACTCAATGTTGCCAAGGGGATTCAGTACGCACTGCGGAGCGGCGCAAAGGTCGCCAACCTCAGCCTGACCTCGTCGGTGCGCTCCAAGACAATCGACGATGCCATGGACGCTGCCGAGGCGGCGGGGATGACCTGCATTGTCGCCGCAGGCAACAACGGCACCAGCGAGACCCAGTACCCGTCGTCGCGCAAGGAAGTGGTTGTCGTGGGGGCCGTGGACAGCAACAATATCAAGGCCCCGTTCTCCAACTACAACCGCTCGGTCTCGGTGGTTGCGCCCGGTGTGGAGATTCGCAGCACCTACCTGAGCGGCGGCTACGCCACCTGGGCCGGCACCTCGTTTGCCGCGCCCTTTGTCACCGGCGAGGCCGCGCTGGTCCAGTCCCTCCACCCCGAGTTTCTTCCTGCCAACACCAAAGACGCGATCCTCAGCTCTGCCCGCTCCGTGGATAAGTTTAACCCCGCCTACAAAGGCAACCTCGGCAAGGGCATGATCGATATCGCCGCCACCGTCAGCCGCCTCTAG